Proteins from one Coregonus clupeaformis isolate EN_2021a chromosome 25, ASM2061545v1, whole genome shotgun sequence genomic window:
- the LOC121539266 gene encoding delta-like protein 4 isoform X1 has product MATWFTFIIAIIITIFTQVLGSGVFELDLHQFQNNRGLLANGIACSPACRTFFRVCLKNYQTVVSPGDCYFGSAVTPVLGTNSFTVMEDGTFTKPIRLPVTHFAWPGSFSLIIEAWYSPSADLPEADTNNPALLISYFAIQRKLEVGDEWSQDVQSVGQTELRYSYRFICNENYYGDSCSKICAPRDDHFGHYTCNPDGQISCLPGWKGHYCEEPICLEGCSKMNGNCSRPGECVCREGWQGTFCNECKRHPSCKHGTCQQPWQCSCKEGWGGLLCDQDLNYCTHHKPCRNGATCMNTGQGSYTCTCQPGFTGDKCDSEVKECDSQPCRNGGQCLDLENGYRCACPQGFEGTHCEHRMLTCADSPCFHGKCRERDNGRSYLCECPGGFTGLNCEKKVDKCTSLPCTNGGRCVIHGTTRWCSCRSGFTGLRCEININECSMNPCANGATCMDRINEYTCICPLGYTGRNCDKPTDSCASKPCLNGGTCTNGAKGQPADCTCPAHFSGTQCQSYDVPLLIPPSPRPSPSPVREPQDRLHWAAICLGVGLVVLLVLICMVAMVLRHIQQQRKREQDSETMNNISDVQKENLISDLQPKNTNKKVDLDLEVDCPRKKFQNHKHINYHLDYKTSKDYKDEPSQEDKDDNCKKTIEEKMPLSRKYSERPECRVSTICSPRDSMYQSVFVIAEEKNECVIATEV; this is encoded by the exons ATGGCAACTTGGTTTACCTTTATCATCGCAATTATTATAACGATTTTTACGCAG GTTCTGGGATCTGGTGTATTCGAGCTTGATCTTCATCAGTTTCAGAATAATAGAGGTTTGCTGGCAAACGGCATAGCTTGCAGTCCAGCCTGTAGGACTTTTTTCCGAGTTTGCTTGAAGAACTACCAGACCGTAGTGTCACCAGGTGACTGCTACTTCGGCAGTGCCGTTACACCTGTACTAGGCACCAACTCGTTCACGGTCATGGAGGACGGCACGTTCACTAAACCTATTCGCCTGCCAGTCACCCACTTTGCATGGCCG GGCTCGTTTTCTCTAATCATTGAAGCATGGTATTCTCCTTCAGCGGATCTACCTGAAG CAGATACAAACAACCCTGCCTTATTGATTAGTTATTTTGCCATTCAAAGAAAGTTGGAAGTAGGGGATGAGTGGTCCCAGGATGTGCAGAGTGTGGGGCAGACGGAGTTAAGGTACTCATACCGGTTCATCTGCAATGAAAATTACTACGGGGACAGTTGTTCCAAAATATGCGCTCCAAGAGACGACCATTTTGGCCACTACACCTGCAACCCTGACGGGCAAATATCATGTCTACCGGGCTGGAAGGGACACTACTGCGAAGAAC CAATTTGCCTTGAAGGGTGCAGCAAAATGAATGGAAATTGCTCAAGGCCAGGAGAGTGTGT ATGCAGAGAGGGCTGGCAGGGAACCTTCTGTAATGAGTGTAAGAGGCATCCATCCTGCAAACATGGCACCTGTCAGCAGCCCTGGCAGTGCTCCTGCAAAGAGGGCTGGGGAGGCCTCCTCTGTGACCAAG ATCTGAACTATTGTACCCATCACAAGCCATGTCGTAACGGGGCCACCTGTATGAATACGGGCCAGGGAAGCTACACCTGTACCTGCCAGCCGGGCTTCACAGGGGACAAGTGTGACAGCGAGGTCAAGGAGTGCGACAGTCAGCCCTGTCGGAACGGAGGCCAGTGCTTG GACCTTGAGAACGGCTATAGGTGTGCATGCCCACAGGGGTTTGAGGGGACGCACTGCGAGCACAGAATGCTGACTTGTGCCGATTCACCCTGCTTCCACGGGAAGTGCAGAGAAAGGGACAACGGGCGGAGCTACTTGTGCGAGTGCCCAGGGGGCTTCACTGGACTCAACTGTGAGAAGAAAGTGGACAAATGCACCTCCCTGCCCTGTACAAATG GTGGACGTTGTGTTATCCACGGCACCACACGCTGGTGCAGCTGCCGCTCAGGATTCACCGGCCTGCGCTGCGAGATCAACATCAATGAGTGTTCCATGAACCCCTGCGCCAACGGAGCAACTTGCATGGACCGCATCAACGAATATACCTGTATCTGCCCCCTGGGCTACACCGGCCGCAACTGTGACAAGCCCACTGACAGCTGTGCCTCCAAACCATGCCTGAACGGTGGGACCTGCACCAACGGGGCCAAAGGCCAGCCTGCTGACTGCACCTGCCCAGCCCACTTCAGCGGCACCCAGTGCCAGTCCTACGATGTGCCTTTACTCATCCCCCCCAGCCCCAGACCCAGCCCCAGTCCCGTCAGAGAGCCCCAGGACAGGCTCCACTGGGCAGCCATCTGTCTGGGTGTGGGCCTGGTGGTGCTCCTGGTGCTGATCTGCATGGTGGCCATGGTCCTGCGCCACATCCAGCAGCAGAGGAAGAGGGAGCAGGACTCAGAGACCATGAACAACATATCAGATGTCCAGAAGGAGAACCTCATATCTGACCTGCAGCCGAAGAACACCAACAAAAAGGTGGACCTGGACCTGGAGGTGGATTGTCCCAGGAAGAAGTTCCAAAACCACAAACACATCAACTACCACTTGGACTACAAAACCTCCAAGGACTACAAGGATGAACCGTCACAAGAGGATAAAGATGACAACTGTAAAAAGACCATAGAGGAGAAAATGCCATTGAGTAGAAAGTACAG TGAAAGGCCAGAGTGTAGGGTATCAACGATATGTTCTCCAAGAGATTCTATGTACCAGTCTGTGTTTGTGATAGCAGAGGAGAAAAATGAATGCGTCATAGCAACTGAG GTATAA
- the LOC121539266 gene encoding delta-like protein 4 isoform X2, whose translation MATWFTFIIAIIITIFTQVLGSGVFELDLHQFQNNRGLLANGIACSPACRTFFRVCLKNYQTVVSPGDCYFGSAVTPVLGTNSFTVMEDGTFTKPIRLPVTHFAWPGSFSLIIEAWYSPSADLPEDTNNPALLISYFAIQRKLEVGDEWSQDVQSVGQTELRYSYRFICNENYYGDSCSKICAPRDDHFGHYTCNPDGQISCLPGWKGHYCEEPICLEGCSKMNGNCSRPGECVCREGWQGTFCNECKRHPSCKHGTCQQPWQCSCKEGWGGLLCDQDLNYCTHHKPCRNGATCMNTGQGSYTCTCQPGFTGDKCDSEVKECDSQPCRNGGQCLDLENGYRCACPQGFEGTHCEHRMLTCADSPCFHGKCRERDNGRSYLCECPGGFTGLNCEKKVDKCTSLPCTNGGRCVIHGTTRWCSCRSGFTGLRCEININECSMNPCANGATCMDRINEYTCICPLGYTGRNCDKPTDSCASKPCLNGGTCTNGAKGQPADCTCPAHFSGTQCQSYDVPLLIPPSPRPSPSPVREPQDRLHWAAICLGVGLVVLLVLICMVAMVLRHIQQQRKREQDSETMNNISDVQKENLISDLQPKNTNKKVDLDLEVDCPRKKFQNHKHINYHLDYKTSKDYKDEPSQEDKDDNCKKTIEEKMPLSRKYSERPECRVSTICSPRDSMYQSVFVIAEEKNECVIATEV comes from the exons ATGGCAACTTGGTTTACCTTTATCATCGCAATTATTATAACGATTTTTACGCAG GTTCTGGGATCTGGTGTATTCGAGCTTGATCTTCATCAGTTTCAGAATAATAGAGGTTTGCTGGCAAACGGCATAGCTTGCAGTCCAGCCTGTAGGACTTTTTTCCGAGTTTGCTTGAAGAACTACCAGACCGTAGTGTCACCAGGTGACTGCTACTTCGGCAGTGCCGTTACACCTGTACTAGGCACCAACTCGTTCACGGTCATGGAGGACGGCACGTTCACTAAACCTATTCGCCTGCCAGTCACCCACTTTGCATGGCCG GGCTCGTTTTCTCTAATCATTGAAGCATGGTATTCTCCTTCAGCGGATCTACCTGAAG ATACAAACAACCCTGCCTTATTGATTAGTTATTTTGCCATTCAAAGAAAGTTGGAAGTAGGGGATGAGTGGTCCCAGGATGTGCAGAGTGTGGGGCAGACGGAGTTAAGGTACTCATACCGGTTCATCTGCAATGAAAATTACTACGGGGACAGTTGTTCCAAAATATGCGCTCCAAGAGACGACCATTTTGGCCACTACACCTGCAACCCTGACGGGCAAATATCATGTCTACCGGGCTGGAAGGGACACTACTGCGAAGAAC CAATTTGCCTTGAAGGGTGCAGCAAAATGAATGGAAATTGCTCAAGGCCAGGAGAGTGTGT ATGCAGAGAGGGCTGGCAGGGAACCTTCTGTAATGAGTGTAAGAGGCATCCATCCTGCAAACATGGCACCTGTCAGCAGCCCTGGCAGTGCTCCTGCAAAGAGGGCTGGGGAGGCCTCCTCTGTGACCAAG ATCTGAACTATTGTACCCATCACAAGCCATGTCGTAACGGGGCCACCTGTATGAATACGGGCCAGGGAAGCTACACCTGTACCTGCCAGCCGGGCTTCACAGGGGACAAGTGTGACAGCGAGGTCAAGGAGTGCGACAGTCAGCCCTGTCGGAACGGAGGCCAGTGCTTG GACCTTGAGAACGGCTATAGGTGTGCATGCCCACAGGGGTTTGAGGGGACGCACTGCGAGCACAGAATGCTGACTTGTGCCGATTCACCCTGCTTCCACGGGAAGTGCAGAGAAAGGGACAACGGGCGGAGCTACTTGTGCGAGTGCCCAGGGGGCTTCACTGGACTCAACTGTGAGAAGAAAGTGGACAAATGCACCTCCCTGCCCTGTACAAATG GTGGACGTTGTGTTATCCACGGCACCACACGCTGGTGCAGCTGCCGCTCAGGATTCACCGGCCTGCGCTGCGAGATCAACATCAATGAGTGTTCCATGAACCCCTGCGCCAACGGAGCAACTTGCATGGACCGCATCAACGAATATACCTGTATCTGCCCCCTGGGCTACACCGGCCGCAACTGTGACAAGCCCACTGACAGCTGTGCCTCCAAACCATGCCTGAACGGTGGGACCTGCACCAACGGGGCCAAAGGCCAGCCTGCTGACTGCACCTGCCCAGCCCACTTCAGCGGCACCCAGTGCCAGTCCTACGATGTGCCTTTACTCATCCCCCCCAGCCCCAGACCCAGCCCCAGTCCCGTCAGAGAGCCCCAGGACAGGCTCCACTGGGCAGCCATCTGTCTGGGTGTGGGCCTGGTGGTGCTCCTGGTGCTGATCTGCATGGTGGCCATGGTCCTGCGCCACATCCAGCAGCAGAGGAAGAGGGAGCAGGACTCAGAGACCATGAACAACATATCAGATGTCCAGAAGGAGAACCTCATATCTGACCTGCAGCCGAAGAACACCAACAAAAAGGTGGACCTGGACCTGGAGGTGGATTGTCCCAGGAAGAAGTTCCAAAACCACAAACACATCAACTACCACTTGGACTACAAAACCTCCAAGGACTACAAGGATGAACCGTCACAAGAGGATAAAGATGACAACTGTAAAAAGACCATAGAGGAGAAAATGCCATTGAGTAGAAAGTACAG TGAAAGGCCAGAGTGTAGGGTATCAACGATATGTTCTCCAAGAGATTCTATGTACCAGTCTGTGTTTGTGATAGCAGAGGAGAAAAATGAATGCGTCATAGCAACTGAG GTATAA